In Mustela lutreola isolate mMusLut2 chromosome 1, mMusLut2.pri, whole genome shotgun sequence, one genomic interval encodes:
- the API5 gene encoding apoptosis inhibitor 5 isoform X1, with translation MPTVEELYRNYGILADATEQVGQHKDAYQVILDGVKGGTKEKRLAAQFIPKFFKHFPELADSAINAQLDLCEDEDVSIRRQAIKELPQFATGENLPRVADILTQLLQTDDSAEFNLVNNALLSIFKMDAKGTLGGLFSQILQGEDIVRERAIKFLSTKLKTLPDEILTKEVEELILTESKKVLEDVTGEEFVLFMKILSGLKSLQTVSGRQQLVELVAEQADLEQTFNPSDPDCVDRLLQCTRQAVPLFSKNVHSTRFVTYFCEQVLPNLSSLTTPVEGLDIQLEVLKLLAEMSSFCGDMEKLETNLRKLFDKLLEYMPLPPEEAENGENAGNEEPKLQFSYVECLLYSFHQLGRKLPDFLTAKLNAEKLKDFKIRLQYFARGLQVYIRQLRLALQGKTGEALKTEENKIKVVALKITNNINVLIKDLFHIPPSYKSTVTLSWKPVQKVEIGQKRANEDTTSGSPPKKSSAGPKRDARQIYNPPSGKYSSNLSNFNYEQRGAFRGSRGGRGWGARGNRSRGRLY, from the exons ATGCCGACCGTGGAGGAGCTTTATCGCAACTATGGCATCTTAGCCGATGCTACGGAGCAAGTGGGCCAG catAAAGATGCCTATCAAGTGATACTAGATGGTGTGAAAGGtggtacaaaagaaaaaagattagcAGCCCAGTTTATTCCgaaattctttaaacattttccagaattGGCTGACTCTGCTATCAATGCACAGTTAGACCTCTGTGAGGATGAAGATGTATCA ATTCGACGGCAAGCAATTAAAGAGCTGCCTCAGTTTGCCACTGGAGAAAATCTTCCCCGAGTGGCAGATATACTTACCCAACTTCTGCAGACTG ATGATTCTGCAGAATTTAACTTAGTGAACAATGCCCTGTTAAGTATATTTAAGATGGATGCAAAAG gGACTTTGGGTGGCTTGTTTAGCCAAATACTTCAAGGAGAGGACATTGTTAGAGAACGAGCAATCAAATTCCTTTCTACAAAACTTAAGACTTTACCAGATGAAATCTTAACAAAGGAAGTAGAGGAACTTATCCTAACTGAATCCAAAAAG GTCCTAGAAGATGTGACTGGTGAAGAATTTGTCCTGTTCATGAAGATACTCTCTGGGTTAAAAAGCCTTCAGACAGTGAGTGGAAGGCAGCAACTCGTAGAACTGGTGGCTGAACAGGCCGACCTGGAACAAACCTTCAATCCCTCAGATCCTGACTGTGTGGACAGGCTCTTACAATGCACTCGGCAGGCGGTACCCCTCTTCTCT aaaaatgtgCATTCCACGAGGTTTGTGACTTACTTCTGTGAGCAAGTTCTCCCTAACCTCAGTTCCTTGACTACCCCAGTGGAGGGTCTCGATATACAGCTGGAG GTATTGAAACTGTTGGCAGAAATGAGTTCATTTTGTGGTGACATGGAAAAGCTAGAAACAAATTTAAGGAAACTATTTGACAAGTTACTG GAATATATGCCTCTTCCTCCAGAAGAAGCGGAAAATGGGGAGAATGCCGGTAATGAAGAACCCAAGCTGCAGTTCAGCTATGTGGAATGTCTGTTGTACAGCTTTCACCAGTTGGGCCGAAAACTTCCAGATTTCTTAACGGCCAAACTGAATGccgaaaaactgaaagattttaaaattag GCTGCAGTACTTTGCACGGGGACTGCAGGTTTATATCCGACAACTTCGCTTGGCTCTGCAGGGTAAAACAGGCGAAGCCTTAAAAACAGAAGAG aACAAGATTAAAGTTGTTGCactgaaaataacaaataatattaatGTTTTAATCAAG gATCTCTTCCACATTCCTCCTTCTTATAAAAGCACAGTAACATTATCTTGGAAACCTGTACAGAAGGTTGAAATTGG GCAGAAGAGAGCCAATGAAGATACAACTTCTGGTTCACCACCCAAGAAATCTTCAGCCGGACCAAAAAGGGATGCCAGGCAGATATATAATCCTCCCAGTGGGAAATATAGCAGCAATTTGAGCAACTTTAATTATG AGCAGAGAGGAGCCTTCAGGGGAAGTAGAGGTGGCCGAGGTTGGGGAGCACGAGGAAATCGTAGTCGGGGAAGACTCTACTGA
- the API5 gene encoding apoptosis inhibitor 5 isoform X3: MPTVEELYRNYGILADATEQVGQHKDAYQVILDGVKGGTKEKRLAAQFIPKFFKHFPELADSAINAQLDLCEDEDVSIRRQAIKELPQFATGENLPRVADILTQLLQTDDSAEFNLVNNALLSIFKMDAKGTLGGLFSQILQGEDIVRERAIKFLSTKLKTLPDEILTKEVEELILTESKKVLEDVTGEEFVLFMKILSGLKSLQTVSGRQQLVELVAEQADLEQTFNPSDPDCVDRLLQCTRQAVPLFSKNVHSTRFVTYFCEQVLPNLSSLTTPVEGLDIQLEVLKLLAEMSSFCGDMEKLETNLRKLFDKLLEYMPLPPEEAENGENAGNEEPKLQFSYVECLLYSFHQLGRKLPDFLTAKLNAEKLKDFKIRLQYFARGLQVYIRQLRLALQGKTGEALKTEENKIKVVALKITNNINVLIKDLFHIPPSYKSTVTLSWKPVQKVEIGQKRANEDTTSGSPPKKSSAGPKRDARQIYNPPSGKYSSNLSNFNYGN, from the exons ATGCCGACCGTGGAGGAGCTTTATCGCAACTATGGCATCTTAGCCGATGCTACGGAGCAAGTGGGCCAG catAAAGATGCCTATCAAGTGATACTAGATGGTGTGAAAGGtggtacaaaagaaaaaagattagcAGCCCAGTTTATTCCgaaattctttaaacattttccagaattGGCTGACTCTGCTATCAATGCACAGTTAGACCTCTGTGAGGATGAAGATGTATCA ATTCGACGGCAAGCAATTAAAGAGCTGCCTCAGTTTGCCACTGGAGAAAATCTTCCCCGAGTGGCAGATATACTTACCCAACTTCTGCAGACTG ATGATTCTGCAGAATTTAACTTAGTGAACAATGCCCTGTTAAGTATATTTAAGATGGATGCAAAAG gGACTTTGGGTGGCTTGTTTAGCCAAATACTTCAAGGAGAGGACATTGTTAGAGAACGAGCAATCAAATTCCTTTCTACAAAACTTAAGACTTTACCAGATGAAATCTTAACAAAGGAAGTAGAGGAACTTATCCTAACTGAATCCAAAAAG GTCCTAGAAGATGTGACTGGTGAAGAATTTGTCCTGTTCATGAAGATACTCTCTGGGTTAAAAAGCCTTCAGACAGTGAGTGGAAGGCAGCAACTCGTAGAACTGGTGGCTGAACAGGCCGACCTGGAACAAACCTTCAATCCCTCAGATCCTGACTGTGTGGACAGGCTCTTACAATGCACTCGGCAGGCGGTACCCCTCTTCTCT aaaaatgtgCATTCCACGAGGTTTGTGACTTACTTCTGTGAGCAAGTTCTCCCTAACCTCAGTTCCTTGACTACCCCAGTGGAGGGTCTCGATATACAGCTGGAG GTATTGAAACTGTTGGCAGAAATGAGTTCATTTTGTGGTGACATGGAAAAGCTAGAAACAAATTTAAGGAAACTATTTGACAAGTTACTG GAATATATGCCTCTTCCTCCAGAAGAAGCGGAAAATGGGGAGAATGCCGGTAATGAAGAACCCAAGCTGCAGTTCAGCTATGTGGAATGTCTGTTGTACAGCTTTCACCAGTTGGGCCGAAAACTTCCAGATTTCTTAACGGCCAAACTGAATGccgaaaaactgaaagattttaaaattag GCTGCAGTACTTTGCACGGGGACTGCAGGTTTATATCCGACAACTTCGCTTGGCTCTGCAGGGTAAAACAGGCGAAGCCTTAAAAACAGAAGAG aACAAGATTAAAGTTGTTGCactgaaaataacaaataatattaatGTTTTAATCAAG gATCTCTTCCACATTCCTCCTTCTTATAAAAGCACAGTAACATTATCTTGGAAACCTGTACAGAAGGTTGAAATTGG GCAGAAGAGAGCCAATGAAGATACAACTTCTGGTTCACCACCCAAGAAATCTTCAGCCGGACCAAAAAGGGATGCCAGGCAGATATATAATCCTCCCAGTGGGAAATATAGCAGCAATTTGAGCAACTTTAATTATG GGAACTGA
- the API5 gene encoding apoptosis inhibitor 5 isoform X2: MPTVEELYRNYGILADATEQVGQHKDAYQVILDGVKGGTKEKRLAAQFIPKFFKHFPELADSAINAQLDLCEDEDVSIRRQAIKELPQFATGENLPRVADILTQLLQTDDSAEFNLVNNALLSIFKMDAKGTLGGLFSQILQGEDIVRERAIKFLSTKLKTLPDEILTKEVEELILTESKKVLEDVTGEEFVLFMKILSGLKSLQTVSGRQQLVELVAEQADLEQTFNPSDPDCVDRLLQCTRQAVPLFSKNVHSTRFVTYFCEQVLPNLSSLTTPVEGLDIQLEVLKLLAEMSSFCGDMEKLETNLRKLFDKLLEYMPLPPEEAENGENAGNEEPKLQFSYVECLLYSFHQLGRKLPDFLTAKLNAEKLKDFKIRLQYFARGLQVYIRQLRLALQGKTGEALKTEENKIKVVALKITNNINVLIKDLFHIPPSYKSTVTLSWKPVQKVEIGQKRANEDTTSGSPPKKSSAGPKRDARQIYNPPSGKYSSNLSNFNYERSLQGK, from the exons ATGCCGACCGTGGAGGAGCTTTATCGCAACTATGGCATCTTAGCCGATGCTACGGAGCAAGTGGGCCAG catAAAGATGCCTATCAAGTGATACTAGATGGTGTGAAAGGtggtacaaaagaaaaaagattagcAGCCCAGTTTATTCCgaaattctttaaacattttccagaattGGCTGACTCTGCTATCAATGCACAGTTAGACCTCTGTGAGGATGAAGATGTATCA ATTCGACGGCAAGCAATTAAAGAGCTGCCTCAGTTTGCCACTGGAGAAAATCTTCCCCGAGTGGCAGATATACTTACCCAACTTCTGCAGACTG ATGATTCTGCAGAATTTAACTTAGTGAACAATGCCCTGTTAAGTATATTTAAGATGGATGCAAAAG gGACTTTGGGTGGCTTGTTTAGCCAAATACTTCAAGGAGAGGACATTGTTAGAGAACGAGCAATCAAATTCCTTTCTACAAAACTTAAGACTTTACCAGATGAAATCTTAACAAAGGAAGTAGAGGAACTTATCCTAACTGAATCCAAAAAG GTCCTAGAAGATGTGACTGGTGAAGAATTTGTCCTGTTCATGAAGATACTCTCTGGGTTAAAAAGCCTTCAGACAGTGAGTGGAAGGCAGCAACTCGTAGAACTGGTGGCTGAACAGGCCGACCTGGAACAAACCTTCAATCCCTCAGATCCTGACTGTGTGGACAGGCTCTTACAATGCACTCGGCAGGCGGTACCCCTCTTCTCT aaaaatgtgCATTCCACGAGGTTTGTGACTTACTTCTGTGAGCAAGTTCTCCCTAACCTCAGTTCCTTGACTACCCCAGTGGAGGGTCTCGATATACAGCTGGAG GTATTGAAACTGTTGGCAGAAATGAGTTCATTTTGTGGTGACATGGAAAAGCTAGAAACAAATTTAAGGAAACTATTTGACAAGTTACTG GAATATATGCCTCTTCCTCCAGAAGAAGCGGAAAATGGGGAGAATGCCGGTAATGAAGAACCCAAGCTGCAGTTCAGCTATGTGGAATGTCTGTTGTACAGCTTTCACCAGTTGGGCCGAAAACTTCCAGATTTCTTAACGGCCAAACTGAATGccgaaaaactgaaagattttaaaattag GCTGCAGTACTTTGCACGGGGACTGCAGGTTTATATCCGACAACTTCGCTTGGCTCTGCAGGGTAAAACAGGCGAAGCCTTAAAAACAGAAGAG aACAAGATTAAAGTTGTTGCactgaaaataacaaataatattaatGTTTTAATCAAG gATCTCTTCCACATTCCTCCTTCTTATAAAAGCACAGTAACATTATCTTGGAAACCTGTACAGAAGGTTGAAATTGG GCAGAAGAGAGCCAATGAAGATACAACTTCTGGTTCACCACCCAAGAAATCTTCAGCCGGACCAAAAAGGGATGCCAGGCAGATATATAATCCTCCCAGTGGGAAATATAGCAGCAATTTGAGCAACTTTAATTATG AGAGGAGCCTTCAGGGGAAGTAG